From one Musa acuminata AAA Group cultivar baxijiao chromosome BXJ2-6, Cavendish_Baxijiao_AAA, whole genome shotgun sequence genomic stretch:
- the LOC135613566 gene encoding probable nucleoredoxin 1-1 produces the protein MAAEKWHYNVVSLLSGTERDFLIRNNGEKVAISSLDGKKFGLFLSDNCYERIVTDDLIKVYNQLSSEGRDFEIVFVSCDSCEETFNRYFSDMPWLAVPFADSDTRERLHDHFGSFEEYYPAQLVIYDAAIGMVVNEEGLRAVAKYGVNGYPFTVKRFYELEAAAKKERSLRSLLVSQSRDYLISNDGSKVIDDLLVGRELNYILDPPAYYHHLIYAKLKQVAVSDLEGKIVAFYFWINIPDKYGGPDKLTLVLAEIYRKLKEAGESFEVVLVPLEDNKSSYEQGLASMPWLAIPFEDEGCEKLVRYFELWPFQLPTVLVIGADGKIMLKNYDRLISKYGVLAWEAFPFSKEQLDLLPEKAKAAQTLESLLVAGDLDYVIGKEGLKVPVKELVGKTILFFFAMSDSFQCQKFLPMLIEAYHKIKRMDSAFEVIFVPMGYMDSGAFEFFLRMPWLAVPVDDERIRSLKNTLEAHYVNTLVVIGPTGQTITENAATSLKMYGADAYPFSEERIKEVEMAQTLESLLVAGDLDYVIGKEGLKVPVKELVGKTILLFFSIRRSGTCRGFLPHLIEEYHKIKRMDSIGSGWCYLCSMCGFGLHPKCAPKEEKKEEEEHDEGSECDGEVYNDFEDSEDSEDYEDSEDSE, from the exons ATGGCAGCGGAGAAGTGGCATTACAATGTGGTGTCGCTGCTCTCCGGAACGGAGAGGGACTTTCTCATCCGTAACAATGGCGAGAAG GTAGCCATCAGCAGTCTTGACGGGAAAAAGTTTGGTCTCTTCTTGTCGGACAACTGTTACGAAAGAATCGTCACTGATGATCTGATCAAAGTATACAATCAGCTGTCCTCGGAGGGCCGCGATTTCGAGATTGTCTTCGTGTCATGTGATTCATGCGAGGAGACCTTCAATAGGTACTTCTCAGATATGCCATGGTTGGCAGTCCCATTTGCGGACTCCGACACACGCGAAAGGCTACATGATCATTTCGGCAGTTTCGAGGAGTATTATCCCGCTCAGCTTGTCATCTATGATGCCGCTATTGGCATGGTCGTTAACGAAGAAGGTCTCCGAGCTGTGGCAAAATATGGTGTAAACGGGTATCCATTTACTGTTAAGAGGTTCTACGAGTTGGAGGCGGCTGCTAAGAAGGAACGGAGTCTTCGAAGTCTGTTGGTTTCGCAGTCCCGGGACTACTTGATCTCCAATGATGGATCCAAGGTAATCGATGATCTCCTTGTAGGAAGAGAATTAAACTACATTCTTGATCCGCCAGCTTACTACCACCATCTAATCTACGCTAAATTGAAGCAGGTTGCCGTGTCGGATCTCGAAGGAAAGATTGTGGCTTTTTACTTCTGGATTAATATTCCTGATAAATACGGCGGTCCCGATAAGTTGACTCTGGTGCTGGCTGAAATCTATAGGAAGCTTAAGGAAGCCGGGGAGAGCTTCGAAGTTGTGCTGGTGCCATTAGAGGATAATAAATCATCCTATGAACAAGGCCTGGCAAGCATGCCATGGCTCGCGATTCCTTTCGAAGACGAGGGCTGTGAGAAGCTTGTCCGCTACTTTGAGCTCTGGCCCTTCCAATTACCAACCGTGCTTGTGATCGGTGCCGATGGGAAGATTATGCTTAAAAATTACGATAGGCTCATCTCCAAGTATGGAGTTTTAGCATGGGAAGCATTCCCGTTCTCTAAGGAGCAACTGGATTTATTGCCAGAGAAGGCAAAGGCCGCACAAACACTGGAATCTCTTCTTGTTGCTGGGGACCTCGattatgtcattgggaaagaagGCTTGAAG GTTCCAGTGAAGGAGCTTGTTGGCAAGaccatcctcttcttctttgcaATGAGTGATTCGTTTCAATGCCAGAAATTTCTTCCCATGCTGATCGAGGCATATCACAAGATCAAGCGCATGGACAGTGCTTTCGAGGTGATCTTCGTCCCTATGGGCTATATGGATTCGGGTGCTTTCGAGTTCTTCTTACGCATGCCTTGGTTGGCGGTGCCGGTGGATGATGAGAGAATAAGATCGTTGAAGAACACTTTAGAAGCTCATTACGTCAACACCCTGGTTGTCATTGGTCCTACAGGTCAAACGATCACAGAGAACGCCGCAACTTCGTTGAAGATGTATGGAGCCGATGCCTACCCGTTCAGTGAAGAGAGGATCAAGGAGGTAGAGATGGCACAGACACTGGAATCTCTTCTTGTTGCTGGGGACCTCGATTATGTTATTGGGAAAGAAGGGTTGAAG GTTCCGGTGAAGGAGCTCGTTGGCAAGaccatcctcctcttcttctcgatTCGTAGGTCCGGTACATGTCGCGGATTTCTTCCCCATCTGATCGAGGAATATCACAAGATCAAGCGCATGGATAGT